The Candidatus Hydrogenedens sp. genome contains a region encoding:
- a CDS encoding PLP-dependent aspartate aminotransferase family protein, translating to MQFATRAIHAGQEPDPLTGAVVTPIHLATTFQQDAPGKHKGFEYTRTLNPTRKSLEECITQLEEGSATACFASGVSAISAIIQTLSPGDGIVAGHDLYGGTVRLLDKIYSQWGIEVVYAEDNHPSSFEQAIQKLKNPRLVWIESPTNPLLNIVDINSIANIAHKEGLKLAVDNTFATPYLQKPLLLGADYVVHSSTKYLGGHSDVLGGAVTVKNLEDIKPIQFIQNSIGAVPSPFDCYLLMRGIKTLHVRMERHCDNAEKIVQYLIHHPKIKKVYYPGLEKPPILDIAQKQMLRFGGMITIELKDMKTLENFYQRVKIFTLAESLGAVESLFCVPYYMTHAGLSEEKKQKLGVIPTLVRLSIGIEDINDLLSDLKNALD from the coding sequence ATGCAATTTGCAACTCGAGCTATTCATGCTGGACAGGAGCCCGACCCCTTAACTGGAGCAGTAGTTACTCCTATTCATCTTGCTACAACTTTTCAACAAGATGCTCCCGGCAAACATAAAGGATTTGAATATACACGCACACTAAATCCGACACGGAAAAGTTTAGAAGAATGTATTACTCAACTCGAAGAGGGTTCCGCAACTGCATGTTTCGCTTCCGGTGTCTCTGCAATATCCGCAATAATACAGACACTATCTCCAGGCGATGGTATTGTAGCGGGACATGACCTATATGGAGGGACAGTCCGCTTATTGGATAAGATATATTCGCAATGGGGTATTGAGGTTGTTTATGCGGAGGATAATCACCCGTCATCTTTTGAGCAGGCTATTCAGAAATTAAAAAATCCTCGACTTGTATGGATAGAATCTCCAACCAACCCTTTATTAAACATTGTAGATATAAATTCCATTGCTAATATAGCGCATAAAGAGGGCCTTAAACTTGCGGTGGATAATACTTTTGCTACACCCTATCTACAAAAGCCTTTGCTTTTAGGGGCGGATTATGTGGTTCATAGTAGCACAAAATATTTAGGAGGGCATTCGGATGTGCTTGGTGGTGCTGTTACGGTTAAAAATCTTGAAGATATAAAGCCAATTCAGTTTATTCAAAACAGTATCGGAGCCGTTCCTTCTCCATTTGATTGTTATCTTCTAATGCGAGGGATAAAAACCTTACATGTGCGAATGGAACGCCATTGCGATAATGCAGAAAAAATTGTTCAATATCTCATTCATCATCCTAAAATCAAAAAGGTTTACTATCCTGGACTGGAAAAACCACCCATTTTGGATATTGCCCAAAAACAAATGCTCCGCTTCGGTGGAATGATAACTATCGAACTGAAAGATATGAAAACACTGGAGAACTTCTACCAGCGGGTAAAAATATTTACCCTTGCAGAAAGTTTAGGAGCTGTTGAATCCTTGTTTTGTGTTCCTTATTACATGACCCATGCGGGTTTATCCGAAGAGAAAAAACAAAAATTAGGAGTTATACCAACCCTTGTCCGTCTCAGTATCGGCATTGAAGACATTAACGACCTTCTCTCCGACCTCAAAAATGCTCTCGACTAA
- a CDS encoding cystathionine beta-synthase, with protein MALSFRPAYNDILEAVGNTPLVRLNKINNDLKPKIYLKLEYFNPGGSVKDRIALAMIKDAEEKGLLKPGGTIIEATAGNTGLGLALVASVKGYRCICVMPDKMSSDKVRLLRAYGAEVVITPTNVPPDSPQSYNGVADRLSREIPGAWRPNQFQNLANPEMHYKTTGPEIWKQTEGRITAFVAGAGTGGTISGVGKYLKEKNSKVQVIGADIEGSVLSGDSPKSWKVEGIGEDFVPHTLNAHVVDEWIRVSDAESFHTVRRLAREEGIMLGGSSGTAIYAGLKYAQRCSDNDLIVIMCPDTGRNYLSKAYDDEWMFKNGFTDISPDQTHIGKVLEIIGREGHIWTLNKEQNLETAIQLFREKGISQIPIVEGEEVVGSVEEITIMHALHQGKPSTTPLSEVMARPLPVLDADTKTEEVYRLLLAGNPAVVIRQNNRLIGIITRTDLIYFYELRK; from the coding sequence ATGGCTTTATCTTTTCGTCCTGCATATAATGACATTCTTGAAGCGGTTGGAAATACGCCTTTAGTTCGTTTGAATAAGATTAATAATGATTTAAAACCGAAGATTTACTTGAAGTTGGAATATTTTAATCCTGGAGGGAGTGTAAAAGACCGTATTGCTCTGGCTATGATAAAAGATGCGGAGGAAAAGGGATTGCTCAAGCCAGGGGGCACAATTATTGAAGCAACCGCAGGGAATACCGGTTTAGGACTGGCTCTGGTGGCAAGCGTGAAAGGGTATCGGTGTATCTGTGTTATGCCTGATAAGATGAGTTCGGATAAGGTTCGTCTTCTGCGTGCTTATGGTGCGGAGGTAGTAATTACTCCAACCAATGTTCCACCGGACTCACCTCAAAGTTATAATGGTGTTGCGGACCGTTTATCTCGTGAAATACCCGGTGCATGGAGACCTAATCAGTTCCAGAATTTAGCCAATCCCGAGATGCATTATAAAACCACCGGCCCTGAAATATGGAAACAAACAGAAGGGAGAATCACAGCTTTTGTGGCAGGTGCGGGCACAGGTGGAACCATTAGTGGTGTAGGAAAATACTTAAAGGAAAAAAATTCTAAGGTCCAAGTTATTGGTGCAGATATTGAAGGTTCTGTACTAAGTGGTGATTCCCCTAAATCATGGAAAGTAGAGGGAATTGGTGAAGATTTCGTTCCCCATACTTTGAACGCACATGTTGTGGATGAATGGATTCGTGTTAGTGATGCGGAATCGTTTCACACAGTTCGTAGGTTAGCACGAGAAGAGGGAATTATGTTGGGAGGTTCCAGTGGAACAGCAATCTATGCAGGATTAAAATATGCTCAGCGTTGTTCGGATAATGACTTAATTGTTATTATGTGTCCTGATACGGGTAGAAATTATTTGAGTAAAGCGTATGATGATGAATGGATGTTCAAAAATGGCTTTACGGATATATCCCCTGACCAAACACATATTGGTAAAGTCCTTGAAATCATTGGGAGGGAAGGGCATATCTGGACTTTGAATAAAGAGCAAAACCTGGAAACTGCGATACAATTATTCCGTGAAAAGGGAATATCCCAGATACCTATTGTTGAAGGAGAAGAGGTTGTGGGTTCGGTTGAAGAGATTACTATCATGCATGCTTTACACCAGGGAAAACCATCTACGACCCCGCTTTCTGAGGTAATGGCTCGCCCTTTACCCGTACTTGATGCGGATACAAAGACAGAAGAAGTATATCGTCTTCTTTTAGCTGGCAACCCAGCGGTTGTTATCCGACAGAATAATCGTCTCATAGGGATTATAACCCGAACTGATTTGATATACTTTTATGAATTACGGAAGTAA
- a CDS encoding NAD-dependent epimerase/dehydratase family protein, which yields MSKVIVTGGAGFIGSHVVDILIENQHKVLIIDNLSSGKRQNLNPKADFVEMDICSEQIDTIFRDFRPEFVAHLAAQIDVRKSVTDPIFDAKVNILGGINLLNSAVKYGVKKLIFSSTGGAIYGETDVLPVPETYLPKPMSPYGTSKLAFEHYLGLYQRLHGLKYLILRLPNVYGPRQSPEGEAGVCSILTGLMLKGNKPVLYGYGTPQRDYVFVKDIARAFLYGLEKGENETVNLGSARGTTVREIFDIIANTVGYHEEPQLAPLRPGEVQTIYITGNKAREILDWSPQTDLKSGLIQTVEFIRNN from the coding sequence ATGTCAAAAGTAATAGTTACAGGTGGAGCAGGGTTTATTGGCTCGCATGTGGTAGATATATTAATTGAAAATCAGCATAAAGTGCTTATTATTGATAACTTGAGTTCAGGAAAAAGACAGAATTTAAATCCGAAAGCAGATTTCGTTGAAATGGATATTTGTTCAGAACAGATAGATACCATATTTCGTGATTTTCGCCCAGAGTTTGTGGCTCATTTAGCAGCACAAATTGATGTGCGAAAAAGTGTAACAGACCCGATATTTGATGCAAAAGTAAATATATTAGGTGGAATTAATCTATTAAATAGTGCTGTGAAATATGGTGTAAAAAAATTGATCTTTTCCTCCACGGGTGGTGCCATATATGGTGAAACGGATGTTTTGCCTGTTCCAGAGACATATCTTCCCAAACCCATGTCCCCCTATGGAACAAGCAAATTAGCCTTTGAACATTATTTAGGCTTATATCAACGACTTCATGGGTTGAAATACCTCATATTACGATTACCCAATGTTTATGGGCCTCGTCAGAGTCCTGAAGGCGAAGCTGGCGTATGTTCTATACTCACAGGACTAATGCTCAAAGGTAACAAGCCTGTTCTATATGGATACGGAACCCCTCAACGCGACTATGTCTTTGTGAAGGATATTGCACGAGCATTTTTATACGGACTGGAAAAAGGTGAAAATGAAACTGTAAATTTAGGTTCCGCCAGGGGAACAACTGTTCGCGAAATTTTTGATATTATTGCGAATACTGTGGGCTACCACGAAGAACCCCAATTAGCCCCATTGCGTCCTGGTGAAGTCCAAACTATCTACATAACAGGCAATAAAGCCCGAGAGATTCTTGACTGGAGTCCCCAAACGGACCTTAAATCAGGACTTATTCAAACAGTAGAGTTTATAAGAAATAACTGA
- a CDS encoding right-handed parallel beta-helix repeat-containing protein, translating into MIIKKIFAIFFSLFLLFTLELSSQTIKVFNLCEEKKEEKEIASLKNFKEMLDYIKKVKEDGNFPERGIKIVICGDEYKVSERFIFTEEHSGDGGKPIIITVENKSVISGGIQIKNFKKLNEDRKGRIKKSVQEKLYVADLKDYGLKSLPPLELGGFGSLKLREKDRSYKGYTTFPYVELFFNGQPMTLARYPNEGFIHVAGVEGEPVNKLESFSTMKDVVLKVDNCPLKNWVMEPNILLHGYWYFDWADSYETVEKITPDTAKIKLAHSASAYGYKEGARFYALNMLCELDQPGEWYLDRENMLLYFYPPDSLDSAQIDFSWFEGPMFVFNNAKHIYLEGIDFQLCSGNIIEIYGGEDIQIRGCSFMNSGGYGVNIDGGRNHCIQSCDFKTLGKGGVFLKGGDRKTLTPSGFKVDNCYFYDLDRVDHTYNPAVYGEGVGHVISHNFVHKNPSSAFRMDGNDIIVEYNEVCDVVRESDDQGGLDSYGNPTYRGMVYRYNYWHHIGNWDKSGLRLQGGVRLDFPISGVKIYGNIFYRASAKDGIFGGVQVNGGKDNLIENNIFADCFIGVTFQTCTEEEWKNIVNEAFNKPDMDYNLYVQRYPEIAHIYEDRNKNTVRRNIFWKCNEVMRKMEANQIIFEDNLVNNDNALFPQSAQGNFEINKDILSTLNFNFETIPFTQIGLYKDKYREKIQDEIIKNLRNN; encoded by the coding sequence ATGATTATAAAAAAGATATTTGCCATATTTTTCAGTTTATTTTTACTGTTTACCCTTGAGTTATCTTCACAAACAATAAAAGTATTTAATTTATGTGAAGAAAAAAAAGAGGAAAAAGAGATAGCATCTCTTAAAAATTTTAAGGAAATGCTCGATTACATAAAAAAAGTAAAAGAAGATGGAAATTTCCCTGAAAGAGGAATAAAAATTGTTATTTGTGGGGATGAGTATAAAGTATCCGAACGCTTTATTTTTACAGAGGAACATAGTGGGGATGGGGGAAAGCCAATTATTATTACAGTAGAGAATAAATCGGTCATAAGTGGAGGTATCCAGATAAAAAATTTCAAAAAACTAAATGAAGATAGGAAGGGAAGAATAAAAAAAAGTGTACAGGAGAAATTATATGTAGCGGACTTGAAAGACTACGGATTAAAGTCATTGCCGCCATTGGAATTAGGAGGTTTTGGGAGTTTAAAATTAAGGGAGAAGGACCGTAGCTATAAGGGATATACCACATTCCCTTATGTGGAATTATTTTTCAATGGTCAACCTATGACTCTGGCAAGGTATCCCAATGAAGGTTTTATACATGTAGCGGGGGTAGAGGGAGAGCCTGTGAATAAGTTAGAAAGCTTTTCAACAATGAAAGATGTTGTGCTAAAAGTAGACAATTGCCCTTTGAAAAATTGGGTAATGGAACCCAATATACTACTTCACGGTTACTGGTATTTTGACTGGGCAGACTCGTATGAGACAGTAGAGAAAATAACACCTGATACCGCAAAAATAAAACTGGCACATTCCGCCTCTGCTTATGGCTATAAAGAAGGGGCACGATTTTATGCTTTGAATATGCTATGTGAATTAGACCAACCTGGAGAATGGTATCTGGATAGAGAAAATATGCTTTTGTATTTTTATCCTCCAGACTCACTGGATTCCGCTCAAATTGATTTTTCATGGTTTGAGGGACCCATGTTTGTTTTTAACAATGCTAAACATATTTATTTAGAAGGCATTGATTTTCAGTTATGTTCGGGGAATATTATAGAGATATATGGAGGGGAAGATATTCAAATACGGGGTTGTTCTTTTATGAATAGTGGTGGATATGGTGTTAATATTGATGGAGGGAGAAACCATTGTATCCAATCTTGTGATTTCAAAACATTAGGGAAAGGGGGTGTCTTTTTGAAAGGAGGTGACCGCAAAACACTGACCCCGAGCGGGTTCAAAGTGGATAATTGCTATTTTTACGATTTAGACCGTGTTGACCATACCTATAATCCAGCAGTGTACGGGGAAGGAGTAGGACATGTAATTTCCCATAATTTTGTTCATAAGAACCCGAGTAGTGCTTTTCGCATGGATGGAAACGATATTATTGTAGAATACAATGAGGTTTGCGATGTAGTTCGTGAATCAGACGACCAGGGAGGTTTGGATAGTTATGGAAACCCGACCTATCGCGGTATGGTGTATCGGTATAACTATTGGCACCATATCGGAAATTGGGACAAGTCAGGTCTGCGTTTACAGGGGGGAGTGAGATTGGATTTTCCTATATCAGGGGTAAAAATCTATGGTAATATTTTTTATCGAGCCTCCGCAAAAGATGGCATTTTCGGTGGAGTTCAGGTAAACGGTGGTAAGGATAACCTGATAGAAAACAATATCTTTGCGGACTGCTTTATAGGGGTTACCTTTCAGACCTGCACCGAAGAAGAATGGAAAAATATTGTGAATGAGGCTTTCAACAAACCCGATATGGATTACAACCTCTATGTGCAGAGATATCCGGAAATAGCACACATTTATGAGGACCGAAATAAAAATACTGTGCGAAGAAACATATTCTGGAAATGTAACGAAGTAATGCGAAAAATGGAGGCAAACCAGATTATCTTTGAGGACAATCTGGTAAATAACGACAATGCCTTATTCCCCCAATCTGCACAGGGTAACTTTGAGATAAATAAAGATATACTATCTACATTAAACTTCAATTTTGAGACCATTCCCTTTACCCAAATCGGCTTATACAAAGACAAATACAGAGAAAAGATACAGGATGAAATAATAAAAAATTTGAGGAATAATTAA
- a CDS encoding HNH endonuclease signature motif containing protein — protein sequence MGKLKKGIYKYDPDFIQKKELFEFPISVKEEIFKRDNYRCVVCGRGKADGVEIHADHKIPLDKGGINTAENGQTLCSEHNILKKNYSQTEFGKRFIIRLYKEAKEKGDNRIIQFCKEIFDVYDKYKIDVHINRPDKIDKVDNAHCSKR from the coding sequence TTGGGGAAGTTAAAAAAGGGTATTTATAAATATGACCCTGATTTCATTCAGAAAAAAGAGTTGTTTGAATTTCCTATTTCAGTGAAGGAAGAAATATTTAAAAGAGACAATTATCGTTGTGTAGTTTGTGGAAGAGGCAAAGCAGATGGGGTAGAGATACATGCGGACCATAAAATTCCTCTGGATAAGGGAGGGATAAATACTGCTGAAAATGGACAGACATTATGTTCGGAACATAACATTTTAAAGAAAAATTATTCTCAGACAGAGTTTGGGAAGAGATTTATAATAAGGCTTTATAAAGAGGCGAAAGAGAAAGGGGATAATAGGATTATACAGTTTTGCAAGGAGATTTTTGATGTCTATGATAAATATAAGATTGATGTGCATATAAACCGACCAGATAAAATAGATAAGGTGGACAATGCACATTGTAGTAAGAGGTGA
- a CDS encoding FAD-binding oxidoreductase encodes MNLNERKWYGWGLIQGPDLLKDKRDSFWNWLRELSGFAELPYTPPVDINSIQMSEPALPPPLISELKAKIPQGKVTSEPIERIIHARGKSYLDTLTLRSGRLPNVPDIVIYPKTKEEVINIIHWASLNDVAIIPFGGGTSVVGGVNPIKGQNHLGIATLDLRAMNHLINIDTKSRIACAESGIEGPHLEELLRKEGFTLGHYPQSFEFSTLGGWVSARGAGHQSIRYGKAEDWFAGAEVISPAGLWKTEAFPASAAGPQIKDLIPGSEGTLGIMTNIEFRIHPLPQEKYYNAYIFPSFEAGVEASRQLMQTDIPLAMIRLSDAQETFFYTAMQMGGGDPSSLPQFCLMLIGLEGDSLCITSGKQVIENICTNYQAISLGEGIANQWFKQRFLLPYLRDEMLDFGLGVDTLETATRWSNLLNLHEAIYNAIRDTIQNDPDQKPQFPIVMAHLSHAYLDGASLYFTFVFPRSQKDPSQQWHRIKNTASNVIREHNATISHHHGIGTDHKPWFASEKSALIYELLRQIKSQIDPKNILNPGKLI; translated from the coding sequence ATGAATCTCAATGAACGGAAATGGTACGGATGGGGACTAATACAAGGTCCCGATTTACTTAAAGATAAAAGGGATTCTTTCTGGAATTGGTTACGTGAACTCTCAGGATTTGCAGAACTACCTTATACCCCACCTGTTGATATAAATTCCATTCAGATGAGTGAACCTGCACTACCACCTCCACTTATATCCGAATTAAAAGCAAAAATACCACAGGGGAAAGTAACATCCGAACCCATAGAACGAATTATACATGCTCGTGGGAAGAGTTATTTAGACACATTAACCTTGCGTTCGGGTAGATTACCAAATGTTCCAGATATTGTCATCTATCCGAAGACAAAAGAAGAAGTTATTAACATTATCCACTGGGCTTCACTAAACGATGTAGCAATTATCCCTTTTGGCGGGGGCACAAGCGTCGTCGGCGGAGTAAATCCAATAAAAGGGCAAAATCATTTAGGAATTGCAACCCTTGACCTACGTGCAATGAACCATCTCATAAATATTGATACAAAATCGCGAATCGCATGTGCAGAAAGTGGAATAGAAGGACCTCATTTAGAAGAACTTTTACGAAAGGAAGGCTTTACTTTAGGGCATTATCCTCAGTCATTTGAATTTTCGACATTAGGGGGATGGGTTTCTGCTCGGGGAGCAGGTCATCAATCTATCCGTTACGGAAAAGCAGAGGACTGGTTCGCAGGAGCAGAAGTAATAAGTCCCGCTGGATTATGGAAAACAGAAGCATTCCCAGCTTCCGCCGCTGGACCTCAAATCAAAGACCTTATCCCCGGTTCCGAAGGCACTTTGGGCATTATGACGAATATAGAATTCCGTATCCATCCACTTCCTCAGGAAAAGTATTACAATGCATATATATTTCCCTCATTCGAAGCAGGCGTCGAAGCCAGCCGACAACTAATGCAAACAGATATCCCCCTTGCTATGATACGACTCTCCGATGCCCAGGAGACCTTCTTCTATACCGCTATGCAGATGGGCGGAGGCGACCCATCATCGCTACCCCAATTCTGTCTCATGCTTATAGGGCTGGAAGGAGATTCCCTATGCATTACCTCAGGCAAACAGGTAATAGAAAATATATGTACAAATTATCAGGCAATCTCCCTTGGTGAAGGTATTGCCAACCAATGGTTCAAACAACGATTTCTTCTCCCCTATCTCCGTGATGAAATGTTAGATTTTGGACTTGGTGTAGATACATTAGAAACTGCAACACGTTGGAGCAACCTTCTTAACCTGCACGAAGCCATATATAACGCCATTCGGGATACTATCCAAAACGACCCTGACCAAAAACCTCAATTCCCTATCGTTATGGCACATCTCAGCCATGCCTATTTAGATGGGGCGAGTCTTTATTTTACATTTGTATTTCCCCGTTCCCAGAAAGACCCTTCTCAGCAGTGGCATAGAATTAAAAATACCGCTTCTAATGTAATTCGTGAACATAATGCCACCATTTCACACCATCATGGAATCGGCACCGACCATAAGCCCTGGTTTGCAAGTGAAAAATCTGCCCTTATCTACGAACTCCTTCGACAAATCAAATCACAAATCGACCCCAAAAATATCCTCAATCCCGGAAAACTAATATAA
- a CDS encoding aminodeoxychorismate/anthranilate synthase component II, giving the protein MILFIDNYDSFTYNLVQYLGEMHPEMKVYRNDTITIPEIEQINPDYIVISPGPCTPREAGISVEVIKQLGHKYPILGVCLGHQSIGYAFGGDIVRAERIMHGKISEIYHTNAPLFKGIPSPFEATRYHSLLIKRDTCPEVLKIVAETKEGEIMAVEHKELPIWGVQFHPESILTEYGKILLQNFLSLGKK; this is encoded by the coding sequence ATGATTCTTTTTATTGACAATTATGACTCCTTTACCTACAACCTTGTCCAATATTTAGGTGAAATGCACCCGGAGATGAAGGTCTATCGGAACGATACGATTACCATCCCGGAGATTGAGCAAATTAATCCCGATTATATTGTTATTTCCCCAGGCCCCTGCACACCCCGCGAAGCAGGTATTTCCGTAGAGGTCATCAAACAATTGGGACATAAATATCCCATTTTAGGCGTGTGTCTTGGGCATCAAAGTATTGGGTACGCCTTTGGGGGCGACATTGTTCGTGCAGAACGAATCATGCATGGAAAAATTAGTGAAATTTACCACACCAATGCCCCCTTATTTAAAGGTATTCCATCACCTTTTGAAGCGACTCGCTACCATTCCCTCCTAATTAAACGGGACACATGCCCAGAAGTGTTAAAAATTGTCGCGGAAACAAAAGAAGGCGAAATCATGGCAGTGGAACATAAAGAATTGCCTATTTGGGGCGTCCAATTCCACCCTGAAAGTATCCTCACTGAATATGGTAAAATCCTACTACAAAATTTCCTTTCCTTGGGGAAAAAATAA
- the trpE gene encoding anthranilate synthase component I yields the protein MIYPSFDEFRTIARQGSIVPVYKELLADLETPVSAYLKISRGYPYSFLLESVEHAEILGRYSFLGANPSVIFQARGNNISITRNGITGSFTSDQPWNELRKLMNEYTPVIVQGLPPFFGGAVGYISYDTIRFFENIPDKNPDTLGLPDIYFMITDTLLIFDHLNNRIMIVSNAHVRSNAENAYNESIRKIGEIEARLRGPLAVSTEHVHQTNGQIEIKSNFCKEDFCKAVDKAREYICAGDIFQVVLSQRFARPVYASPINLYRALRRINPSPYMLLMQFPELALVGSSPEVMTQVKQRRCLLRPIAGTRPRGNTPDEDLALEKELIADEKERAEHIMLVDLGRNDLGRVCKIGTVKPVPNRFMVIERYSHVMHIVTEVEGELRPECDAFDALQATFPMGTVSGAPKIRAMEIIDELEPERRGPYAGGAGYVSFTGDMDTCILIRTMIVKDGIAYLQAGAGIVYDSDPEREYIETVNKAKALFKAVEFAEKGLEL from the coding sequence ATGATTTACCCATCCTTTGATGAATTTCGCACAATTGCTCGGCAAGGTTCTATTGTGCCTGTATATAAAGAATTATTAGCCGACTTAGAAACCCCTGTAAGTGCCTATTTAAAAATCTCAAGGGGATACCCTTATTCATTCTTACTTGAAAGTGTAGAACATGCCGAAATCCTCGGTAGATATTCCTTTTTAGGTGCCAATCCGTCCGTCATTTTTCAAGCACGAGGAAATAATATCAGTATCACTCGGAATGGAATTACAGGCTCTTTCACCTCAGACCAGCCATGGAACGAATTGCGAAAACTCATGAACGAATATACCCCTGTAATAGTGCAGGGACTTCCTCCTTTTTTTGGAGGGGCAGTAGGTTACATTTCTTACGATACAATCCGATTTTTTGAAAACATACCTGATAAAAATCCCGATACTTTGGGTTTGCCTGATATTTATTTCATGATAACCGATACCTTACTTATTTTTGACCATTTGAATAATCGCATCATGATTGTCTCCAACGCTCATGTTCGTTCTAATGCAGAAAACGCATATAATGAATCCATCCGTAAAATTGGGGAAATTGAAGCACGACTTCGCGGTCCTTTAGCAGTTTCTACAGAACATGTTCACCAAACTAACGGGCAAATTGAAATTAAATCAAATTTCTGCAAAGAAGATTTCTGTAAAGCAGTAGATAAAGCCCGTGAATATATCTGTGCTGGCGACATATTTCAAGTTGTTCTTTCTCAACGTTTTGCAAGACCTGTCTACGCCAGTCCTATCAACTTATATCGTGCGTTACGGCGAATCAATCCTTCCCCTTACATGCTACTTATGCAATTCCCCGAATTAGCCCTTGTCGGTTCCAGTCCTGAGGTAATGACGCAGGTAAAACAACGCCGATGCCTACTTCGTCCCATTGCAGGAACACGACCTCGTGGAAATACCCCTGATGAAGACCTGGCTCTCGAAAAGGAACTGATTGCAGACGAAAAAGAACGGGCTGAACACATCATGTTGGTTGACCTCGGAAGAAACGATTTAGGTCGCGTTTGTAAAATCGGAACCGTTAAACCCGTTCCAAACCGATTCATGGTCATTGAGAGATATTCCCATGTTATGCACATTGTAACTGAAGTTGAAGGTGAACTTCGTCCTGAATGCGATGCCTTCGATGCATTACAAGCAACATTCCCTATGGGAACCGTTTCAGGAGCACCTAAAATTCGGGCTATGGAAATTATAGATGAATTAGAACCAGAACGACGCGGACCCTATGCTGGTGGTGCTGGTTATGTTAGTTTCACAGGCGATATGGACACCTGTATTCTTATCCGCACCATGATTGTAAAGGATGGTATTGCTTATTTACAGGCAGGAGCGGGTATCGTTTATGACAGCGACCCCGAACGTGAATACATAGAAACTGTTAACAAAGCAAAAGCACTGTTCAAAGCAGTAGAATTTGCTGAGAAAGGATTGGAACTATGA
- the hisI gene encoding phosphoribosyl-AMP cyclohydrolase gives MKLNDLIKFDNQGLIVAVIQHVETGQVLMVGYMNSESLKITLKEGIACFWSRSRQKLWRKGETSGNVLNVREIRIDCDGDALLLRCDPAGPTCHTNETSCFYRRVETDESIILDGDGVAKE, from the coding sequence ATGAAACTCAACGATTTAATTAAGTTTGACAACCAAGGTCTTATTGTTGCTGTCATTCAACATGTAGAAACGGGTCAAGTGCTTATGGTTGGATATATGAATTCCGAATCATTAAAAATCACACTAAAAGAAGGTATTGCCTGTTTCTGGTCACGTTCACGGCAAAAACTCTGGCGTAAAGGAGAAACCTCAGGTAATGTTCTTAACGTGCGGGAGATACGCATCGATTGCGATGGCGATGCTTTATTACTTCGCTGTGACCCAGCAGGACCAACCTGTCACACAAATGAAACCAGTTGCTTTTACCGTAGAGTAGAAACCGATGAATCTATAATCTTAGATGGCGATGGTGTCGCCAAAGAATAA